One Tachysurus vachellii isolate PV-2020 chromosome 8, HZAU_Pvac_v1, whole genome shotgun sequence genomic window carries:
- the tex30 gene encoding testis-expressed protein 30 isoform X1 produces MYFPLSLFIMSVFTLFFLILSLNVLICKTRFWIPQKHTVNICNEQTMLRVCGERRIYFNVTDVRMDKKKGISSSMKTFHENEKVSIPFGSKELGGVFTVPETECVQTALILTHGAGGDMNLKSLMSLAQAAATSGLLCLRFTCKSLNLVHRVKAYEAAVSYLKSLDRFTLSNIFLGGRSMGARAAVALGRRMSVEEDVNIRGLLCVSFPLHPPGQTHTHVKRSEDLRALFCIPVLFVSGTADNMCERLLLEHVVEQMESPSSVHWVEGANHGLAVKGRTEESVLDEVNSQVITWILKHV; encoded by the exons ATGTATTTTCCACTGTCATTATTTATAATGTctgtatttactttattttttttaatcttgtcaTTAAATGTACTCATTTGTAAAACTAGATTTTGGATTCCTCAAAAGCACACAGTAAACATATGCAATGAACAGACGATGTTACGAGTTTGTGGAGAAAGaaggatttattttaatgttacggATGTCAGGATGGACAAGAAGAAGGGTATCTCTTCCTCAATGAAGACATTTCATGAAAAC gaaaaggTGTCAATCCCATTTGGATCTAAAGAGCTAGGTGGTGTTTTCACGGTTCCTGAAACAGAATGTGTACAAACAGCTCTCATCCTTACACATGGAGCAGGTGGAGATATGAACCTGAAGTCATTAATGTCACTTGCACAAGCTGCTGCCACTTCTGGTTTGCTCTGCCTTCGGTTCACATGCAAAAGCCTGAATCTGGTGCACAGAGTGAAGGCCTATGAAGCAGCTGTG tcgTACTTGAAATCCCTTGATAGGTTTACGCTGAGTAACATTTTCCTCGGGG GACGTTCGATGGGAGCTCGAGCTGCTGTGGCTCTTGGCAGACGAATGAGTGTCGAGGAAGATGTTAATATCCGaggtctgttgtgtgtgtcttttcctCTACATCCTCCTGGACAAACACATACTCATGTGAAACGTAGTGAGGACCTGAGAGCACTTTTCTGCATTCCTGTACTCTTTGTATCAGGGACTGCAGACAACATGTGTGAAAGG CTACTTCTGGAACATGTTGTGGAGCAGATGGAAAGCCCAAGCTCTGTGCATTGGGTGGAGGGAGCCAATCATGGACTGGCAGTGAAGGGGAGAACTGAGGAATCTGTTCTAGATGAGGTCAACTCACAAGTCATCACATGGATACTTAAACATGTCTGA
- the tex30 gene encoding testis-expressed protein 30 isoform X2, with translation MVAFSEEKVSIPFGSKELGGVFTVPETECVQTALILTHGAGGDMNLKSLMSLAQAAATSGLLCLRFTCKSLNLVHRVKAYEAAVSYLKSLDRFTLSNIFLGGRSMGARAAVALGRRMSVEEDVNIRGLLCVSFPLHPPGQTHTHVKRSEDLRALFCIPVLFVSGTADNMCERLLLEHVVEQMESPSSVHWVEGANHGLAVKGRTEESVLDEVNSQVITWILKHV, from the exons ATGGTGGCTTTCAGTGAG gaaaaggTGTCAATCCCATTTGGATCTAAAGAGCTAGGTGGTGTTTTCACGGTTCCTGAAACAGAATGTGTACAAACAGCTCTCATCCTTACACATGGAGCAGGTGGAGATATGAACCTGAAGTCATTAATGTCACTTGCACAAGCTGCTGCCACTTCTGGTTTGCTCTGCCTTCGGTTCACATGCAAAAGCCTGAATCTGGTGCACAGAGTGAAGGCCTATGAAGCAGCTGTG tcgTACTTGAAATCCCTTGATAGGTTTACGCTGAGTAACATTTTCCTCGGGG GACGTTCGATGGGAGCTCGAGCTGCTGTGGCTCTTGGCAGACGAATGAGTGTCGAGGAAGATGTTAATATCCGaggtctgttgtgtgtgtcttttcctCTACATCCTCCTGGACAAACACATACTCATGTGAAACGTAGTGAGGACCTGAGAGCACTTTTCTGCATTCCTGTACTCTTTGTATCAGGGACTGCAGACAACATGTGTGAAAGG CTACTTCTGGAACATGTTGTGGAGCAGATGGAAAGCCCAAGCTCTGTGCATTGGGTGGAGGGAGCCAATCATGGACTGGCAGTGAAGGGGAGAACTGAGGAATCTGTTCTAGATGAGGTCAACTCACAAGTCATCACATGGATACTTAAACATGTCTGA
- the poglut2 gene encoding protein O-glucosyltransferase 2: protein MLLGRLSGFLLYCMLFCLITWTLSTSAQPSATKSLVWGLGLEPNAVLPARFFFIQSVDKAGKNFTTSPGANTFEVQITSPSEPFSRIWVQVLDRQDGSFLVRYRMYASYTDVTIQILLNNEHVAKSPYILKGPVYHESCNCPEPSGALWEKHMNCPSSFSQIQHDLSVFLKVDLERNAHEIPQRFGQRQSLCHYTIKNNQVYIKTHGEHVGFRIFMDAFLLSITRKVRLPDVEFFVNLGDWPLEKRRTSEKLHPIFSWCGSNDTRDIVMPTYDLTESILETMGRVSLDMMSVQANTGPAWTEKNSTAYWRGRDSRRERLELVKLARANPTLLDAAFTNFFFFKHDESLYGPLVKHVSFFDFFKYKYQINVDGTVAAYRMPYLLAGDSVVLKQDSIYYEHFYSQLQPWVHYIPLKADLSDLLEKIQWAKEHDEEARNIAQSGQQFARNHLMGDSIFCYYFKLFQEYAKLQVTEPKIRDGMEFVEQPKDDLFPCHCHRTKVKDEL from the exons ATGCTGTTGGGACGTTTATCAGGGTTTTTGCTCTATTGCATGCTGTTTTGTCTGATTACATGGACCCTGAGCACTAGTGCACAACCCAGTGCCACGAAAAGTCTGGTCTGGGGCCTGGGACTTGAACCAAACGCTGTGCTTCCTGCTCGTTTCTTCTTCATCCAATCCGTGGACAAGGCCGGGAAAAA TTTTACAACTTCACCTGGAGCCAATACATTTGAAGTGCAGATCACATCACCATCAGAACCTTTCTCCAGGATCTGGGTGCAGGTTTTAGACCGTCAGGATGGATCGTTTCTGGTGCGTTACCGCATGTACGCCAGCTACACAGATGTCACCATTCAGATCCTACTGAATAATGAACATGTGGCCAAGTCTCCGTACATTCTCAAAG GTCCAGTGTACCATGAATCATGTAACTGTCCAGAGCCCAGTGGTGCACTGTGGGAGAAGCACATGAACTGTCCTTCTTCATTTTCCCAGATCCAGCATGATCTGTCAGTTTTTCTGAAAGTGGACCTAGAACGGAATGCCCACGAAATCCCGCAGCGCTTTGGCCAGAGACAGAGCCTGTGTCATTACACCATCAAAAATAACCAG GTGTACATCAAAACACACGGTGAGCATGTTGGCTTCAGGATCTTCATGGACGCCTTTCTCCTCTCTATCACACGGAAA GTTAGGCTTCCAGATGTTGAGTTCTTTGTGAACTTGGGTGACTGGCCCCTGGAGAAGAGACGGACCTCTGAAAAACTCCATCCCATTTTTTCCTGGTGTGGGTCCAACGACACTCGAGATATTGTCATGCCAACCTATGACCTTACAGAGTCTATACTGGAAACCATGGGCAG AGTAAGTTTGGACATGATGTCGGTGCAGGCAAACACAGGTCCTGCATGGACTGAGAAGAATAGTACAGCTTACTGGAGGGGCCGTGACAGCAGGAGAGAGCGATTGGAGCTGGTGAAACTGGCACGAGCAAACCCTACCTTGCTGGACGCTGCTTTCActaacttcttcttcttcaagcATGATGAGAGCCTTTATGGACCACTCGTCaaacatgtttctttctttgactTCTTTAAG TACAAGTATCAGATAAATGTTGATGGAACAGTGGCTGCGTATCGAATGCCCTACCTTCTGGCTGGAGACAGTGTGGTCTTGAAGCAGGACTCCATATACTATGAGCACTTCTACAGCCAGCTCCAGCCCTGGGTTCACTACATCCCCCTCAAAGCAGATCTCAGTGACCTGTTGGAGAAGATACAGTGGGCTAAAGAGCATGACGAAGAG GCTAGGAATATTGCACAGTCTGGTCAGCAGTTTGCACGTAACCATCTGATGGGTGACAGTATATTCTGTTACTACTTTAAACTCTTTCAG GAGTATGCAAAATTGCAAGTAACTGAACCTAAAATACGTGATGGAATGGAGTTTGTGGAGCAGCCTAAAGATGATCTTTTTCCATGCCACTGCCATAGGaccaag gTCAAAGATGAACTTTAA